The following proteins come from a genomic window of Alosa sapidissima isolate fAloSap1 chromosome 20, fAloSap1.pri, whole genome shotgun sequence:
- the stx3a gene encoding syntaxin-3a isoform X2: protein MKDRLEQLKATCDTDDADDVEIAVDNAAFMDEFFSQIEDIRGSIDKIDENVVEVKKLYSVILSAPTSEQKTQDDLEAITNDIKKMANNARNKLKTIERNLETDQEERVSADMRIRKSQHAVLSRKFVEVMTKYNEAQVDFRERSKGRIQRQLEITGKATTDDELEEMLESGNAAVFTAGIVDSNMSKQALSEIEARHKDIVRLESSIKELHDMFVDIAMLVESQGDVIDNIEVNVSKSVDHIEVAKSETKKAVRYQSKARKGGIIDRIESNVDQSVGFVDRAVADTKKAAKYQQEARRVSCSVENGSIPKDPALKPSLLPFLLLFLPSLVLPNLSSAFFSSPNRLILVNRWMLPPCEKNDDYALLFNSWDCWLCLYLQLHFIKKKLQERNKSLGVSMICQVQITRLLSSPSV, encoded by the exons ATGAAGGACCGATTGGAGCAACTCAAAGCG ACGTGTGACACTGATGATGCAGATGATGTGGAGATTGCTGTGGACAATGCAGCGTTTATGGACGAGTTCTTTTCCcag ATTGAAGACATCAGGGGTAGCATTGACAAGATTGATGAAAATGTTGTTGAAGTGAAGAAGCTTTACTCAGTTATACTCTCCGCTCCCACATCAGAACAGA AAACACAAGATGACCTCGAGGCTATCACAAACGACATTAAAAAGATGGCTAACAATGCCCGAAACAAACTTAAGA CCATTGAGAGGAATTTGGAAACGGACCAAGAAGAAAGGGTGTCTGCTGATATGAGGATACGCAAGTCACAG CATGCTGTTCTATCACGGAAGTTTGTCGAAGTGATGACGAAGTACAACGAGGCTCAGGTGGATTTcagagagaggagtaaaggaCGTATCCAGAGGCAGCTAGAGAtca ctgGTAAAGCCACCACTGATGATGAGTTGGAGGAGATGTTGGAGAGTGGAAATGCAGCAGTCTTCACTGCAGGG atTGTAGATTCCAACATGTCTAAGCAGGCTCTGAGTGAGATTGAGGCACGACATAAGGACATTGTGCGCCTGGAGAGCAGCATTAAGGAGCTGCATGACATGTTTGTAGACATCGCCATGCTAGTAGAGAGCCAG GGAGATGTTATAGACAACATTGAGGTGAATGTATCCAAATCAGTGGATCACATAGAAGTGGCAAAATCTGAGACCAAAAAAGCAGTTAGGTATCAGAGCAAAGCTAGAAAG GGTGGCATCATTGACCGGATTGAGAGCAATGTGGACCAGTCGGTGGGCTTTGTGGACAGGGCTGTGGCAGACACCAAAAAGGCTGCCAAGTACCAGCAGGAGGCGCGGCGTGTGAGTTGCTCAGTGGAGAACGGTTCCATTCCCAAAGACCCAGCATTAAAACCCTCGTTGCTCCCTTTTCTCCTGCTCTTCCTGCCTTCTCTTGTTTTGCCGAACCTCTCCTcagctttcttctcctctcctaatCGCCTGATCCTTGTTAACAGATGGATGTTGCCTCCTTGTG AAAAAAATGATGATTATGCTTTGTTGTTTAATTCTTGGGATTGTTGGCTTTGCCTATATCTACAGCTTCATTTCATAAAGAAGAAACTACAG gaaaGAAACAAATCGCTCGGTGTCTCCATGATCTGTCAAGTCCAAATCACTAGGTTACTTTCTTCCCCCAGTGTGTAG
- the stx3a gene encoding syntaxin-3a isoform X9, translating into MKDRLEQLKATCDTDDADDVEIAVDNAAFMDEFFSQIEDIRGSIDKIDENVVEVKKLYSVILSAPTSEQKTQDDLEAITNDIKKMANNARNKLKTIERNLETDQEERVSADMRIRKSQHAVLSRKFVEVMTKYNEAQVDFRERSKGRIQRQLEITGKATTDDELEEMLESGNAAVFTAGIVDSNMSKQALSEIEARHKDIVRLESSIKELHDMFVDIAMLVESQGGIIDRIESNVDQSVGFVDRAVADTKKAAKYQQEARRKKMMIMLCCLILGIVGFAYIYSFIS; encoded by the exons ATGAAGGACCGATTGGAGCAACTCAAAGCG ACGTGTGACACTGATGATGCAGATGATGTGGAGATTGCTGTGGACAATGCAGCGTTTATGGACGAGTTCTTTTCCcag ATTGAAGACATCAGGGGTAGCATTGACAAGATTGATGAAAATGTTGTTGAAGTGAAGAAGCTTTACTCAGTTATACTCTCCGCTCCCACATCAGAACAGA AAACACAAGATGACCTCGAGGCTATCACAAACGACATTAAAAAGATGGCTAACAATGCCCGAAACAAACTTAAGA CCATTGAGAGGAATTTGGAAACGGACCAAGAAGAAAGGGTGTCTGCTGATATGAGGATACGCAAGTCACAG CATGCTGTTCTATCACGGAAGTTTGTCGAAGTGATGACGAAGTACAACGAGGCTCAGGTGGATTTcagagagaggagtaaaggaCGTATCCAGAGGCAGCTAGAGAtca ctgGTAAAGCCACCACTGATGATGAGTTGGAGGAGATGTTGGAGAGTGGAAATGCAGCAGTCTTCACTGCAGGG atTGTAGATTCCAACATGTCTAAGCAGGCTCTGAGTGAGATTGAGGCACGACATAAGGACATTGTGCGCCTGGAGAGCAGCATTAAGGAGCTGCATGACATGTTTGTAGACATCGCCATGCTAGTAGAGAGCCAG GGTGGCATCATTGACCGGATTGAGAGCAATGTGGACCAGTCGGTGGGCTTTGTGGACAGGGCTGTGGCAGACACCAAAAAGGCTGCCAAGTACCAGCAGGAGGCGCGGCGT AAAAAAATGATGATTATGCTTTGTTGTTTAATTCTTGGGATTGTTGGCTTTGCCTATATCTACAGCTTCATTTCATAA
- the stx3a gene encoding syntaxin-3a isoform X3, which produces MKDRLEQLKATCDTDDADDVEIAVDNAAFMDEFFSQIEDIRGSIDKIDENVVEVKKLYSVILSAPTSEQKTQDDLEAITNDIKKMANNARNKLKTIERNLETDQEERVSADMRIRKSQHAVLSRKFVEVMTKYNEAQVDFRERSKGRIQRQLEITGKATTDDELEEMLESGNAAVFTAGIVDSNMSKQALSEIEARHKDIVRLESSIKELHDMFVDIAMLVESQGGIIDRIESNVDQSVGFVDRAVADTKKAAKYQQEARRVSCSVENGSIPKDPALKPSLLPFLLLFLPSLVLPNLSSAFFSSPNRLILVNRWMLPPCEEDHFGRGLCCAGCHNHQHHHLTNSLRIYSHLPVISATPSFHPHITPLHSQVTKEGKEEFSPRLCHRHEPSPPLPPLLTNGMSAW; this is translated from the exons ATGAAGGACCGATTGGAGCAACTCAAAGCG ACGTGTGACACTGATGATGCAGATGATGTGGAGATTGCTGTGGACAATGCAGCGTTTATGGACGAGTTCTTTTCCcag ATTGAAGACATCAGGGGTAGCATTGACAAGATTGATGAAAATGTTGTTGAAGTGAAGAAGCTTTACTCAGTTATACTCTCCGCTCCCACATCAGAACAGA AAACACAAGATGACCTCGAGGCTATCACAAACGACATTAAAAAGATGGCTAACAATGCCCGAAACAAACTTAAGA CCATTGAGAGGAATTTGGAAACGGACCAAGAAGAAAGGGTGTCTGCTGATATGAGGATACGCAAGTCACAG CATGCTGTTCTATCACGGAAGTTTGTCGAAGTGATGACGAAGTACAACGAGGCTCAGGTGGATTTcagagagaggagtaaaggaCGTATCCAGAGGCAGCTAGAGAtca ctgGTAAAGCCACCACTGATGATGAGTTGGAGGAGATGTTGGAGAGTGGAAATGCAGCAGTCTTCACTGCAGGG atTGTAGATTCCAACATGTCTAAGCAGGCTCTGAGTGAGATTGAGGCACGACATAAGGACATTGTGCGCCTGGAGAGCAGCATTAAGGAGCTGCATGACATGTTTGTAGACATCGCCATGCTAGTAGAGAGCCAG GGTGGCATCATTGACCGGATTGAGAGCAATGTGGACCAGTCGGTGGGCTTTGTGGACAGGGCTGTGGCAGACACCAAAAAGGCTGCCAAGTACCAGCAGGAGGCGCGGCGTGTGAGTTGCTCAGTGGAGAACGGTTCCATTCCCAAAGACCCAGCATTAAAACCCTCGTTGCTCCCTTTTCTCCTGCTCTTCCTGCCTTCTCTTGTTTTGCCGAACCTCTCCTcagctttcttctcctctcctaatCGCCTGATCCTTGTTAACAGATGGATGTTGCCTCCTTGTG AAGAAGATCATTTTGGTCGtggtctgtgctgtgctggctgTCATaatcatcagcatcatcatctcACAAACAGTCTGAGGATATACTCCCACCTTCCTGTTATCTCAGCAACTCCTTCATTTCATCCTCACATCACTCCTCTGCATTCACAAGTCACAAAGGAAGGGAAAGAGGAGTTCTCTCCCAGGCTTTGTCACAGACATgagccctcccctcccctcccaccaCTGCTGACTAATGGAATGTCTGCATGGTGA
- the stx3a gene encoding syntaxin-3a isoform X5 encodes MKDRLEQLKATCDTDDADDVEIAVDNAAFMDEFFSQIEDIRGSIDKIDENVVEVKKLYSVILSAPTSEQKTQDDLEAITNDIKKMANNARNKLKTIERNLETDQEERVSADMRIRKSQHAVLSRKFVEVMTKYNEAQVDFRERSKGRIQRQLEITGKATTDDELEEMLESGNAAVFTAGIVDSNMSKQALSEIEARHKDIVRLESSIKELHDMFVDIAMLVESQGDVIDNIEVNVSKSVDHIEVAKSETKKAVRYQSKARKGGIIDRIESNVDQSVGFVDRAVADTKKAAKYQQEARREGKEEFSPRLCHRHEPSPPLPPLLTNGMSAW; translated from the exons ATGAAGGACCGATTGGAGCAACTCAAAGCG ACGTGTGACACTGATGATGCAGATGATGTGGAGATTGCTGTGGACAATGCAGCGTTTATGGACGAGTTCTTTTCCcag ATTGAAGACATCAGGGGTAGCATTGACAAGATTGATGAAAATGTTGTTGAAGTGAAGAAGCTTTACTCAGTTATACTCTCCGCTCCCACATCAGAACAGA AAACACAAGATGACCTCGAGGCTATCACAAACGACATTAAAAAGATGGCTAACAATGCCCGAAACAAACTTAAGA CCATTGAGAGGAATTTGGAAACGGACCAAGAAGAAAGGGTGTCTGCTGATATGAGGATACGCAAGTCACAG CATGCTGTTCTATCACGGAAGTTTGTCGAAGTGATGACGAAGTACAACGAGGCTCAGGTGGATTTcagagagaggagtaaaggaCGTATCCAGAGGCAGCTAGAGAtca ctgGTAAAGCCACCACTGATGATGAGTTGGAGGAGATGTTGGAGAGTGGAAATGCAGCAGTCTTCACTGCAGGG atTGTAGATTCCAACATGTCTAAGCAGGCTCTGAGTGAGATTGAGGCACGACATAAGGACATTGTGCGCCTGGAGAGCAGCATTAAGGAGCTGCATGACATGTTTGTAGACATCGCCATGCTAGTAGAGAGCCAG GGAGATGTTATAGACAACATTGAGGTGAATGTATCCAAATCAGTGGATCACATAGAAGTGGCAAAATCTGAGACCAAAAAAGCAGTTAGGTATCAGAGCAAAGCTAGAAAG GGTGGCATCATTGACCGGATTGAGAGCAATGTGGACCAGTCGGTGGGCTTTGTGGACAGGGCTGTGGCAGACACCAAAAAGGCTGCCAAGTACCAGCAGGAGGCGCGGCGT GAAGGGAAAGAGGAGTTCTCTCCCAGGCTTTGTCACAGACATgagccctcccctcccctcccaccaCTGCTGACTAATGGAATGTCTGCATGGTGA
- the stx3a gene encoding syntaxin-3a isoform X1: MKDRLEQLKATCDTDDADDVEIAVDNAAFMDEFFSQIEDIRGSIDKIDENVVEVKKLYSVILSAPTSEQKTQDDLEAITNDIKKMANNARNKLKTIERNLETDQEERVSADMRIRKSQHAVLSRKFVEVMTKYNEAQVDFRERSKGRIQRQLEITGKATTDDELEEMLESGNAAVFTAGIVDSNMSKQALSEIEARHKDIVRLESSIKELHDMFVDIAMLVESQGDVIDNIEVNVSKSVDHIEVAKSETKKAVRYQSKARKGGIIDRIESNVDQSVGFVDRAVADTKKAAKYQQEARRVSCSVENGSIPKDPALKPSLLPFLLLFLPSLVLPNLSSAFFSSPNRLILVNRWMLPPCEEDHFGRGLCCAGCHNHQHHHLTNSLRIYSHLPVISATPSFHPHITPLHSQVTKEGKEEFSPRLCHRHEPSPPLPPLLTNGMSAW; the protein is encoded by the exons ATGAAGGACCGATTGGAGCAACTCAAAGCG ACGTGTGACACTGATGATGCAGATGATGTGGAGATTGCTGTGGACAATGCAGCGTTTATGGACGAGTTCTTTTCCcag ATTGAAGACATCAGGGGTAGCATTGACAAGATTGATGAAAATGTTGTTGAAGTGAAGAAGCTTTACTCAGTTATACTCTCCGCTCCCACATCAGAACAGA AAACACAAGATGACCTCGAGGCTATCACAAACGACATTAAAAAGATGGCTAACAATGCCCGAAACAAACTTAAGA CCATTGAGAGGAATTTGGAAACGGACCAAGAAGAAAGGGTGTCTGCTGATATGAGGATACGCAAGTCACAG CATGCTGTTCTATCACGGAAGTTTGTCGAAGTGATGACGAAGTACAACGAGGCTCAGGTGGATTTcagagagaggagtaaaggaCGTATCCAGAGGCAGCTAGAGAtca ctgGTAAAGCCACCACTGATGATGAGTTGGAGGAGATGTTGGAGAGTGGAAATGCAGCAGTCTTCACTGCAGGG atTGTAGATTCCAACATGTCTAAGCAGGCTCTGAGTGAGATTGAGGCACGACATAAGGACATTGTGCGCCTGGAGAGCAGCATTAAGGAGCTGCATGACATGTTTGTAGACATCGCCATGCTAGTAGAGAGCCAG GGAGATGTTATAGACAACATTGAGGTGAATGTATCCAAATCAGTGGATCACATAGAAGTGGCAAAATCTGAGACCAAAAAAGCAGTTAGGTATCAGAGCAAAGCTAGAAAG GGTGGCATCATTGACCGGATTGAGAGCAATGTGGACCAGTCGGTGGGCTTTGTGGACAGGGCTGTGGCAGACACCAAAAAGGCTGCCAAGTACCAGCAGGAGGCGCGGCGTGTGAGTTGCTCAGTGGAGAACGGTTCCATTCCCAAAGACCCAGCATTAAAACCCTCGTTGCTCCCTTTTCTCCTGCTCTTCCTGCCTTCTCTTGTTTTGCCGAACCTCTCCTcagctttcttctcctctcctaatCGCCTGATCCTTGTTAACAGATGGATGTTGCCTCCTTGTG AAGAAGATCATTTTGGTCGtggtctgtgctgtgctggctgTCATaatcatcagcatcatcatctcACAAACAGTCTGAGGATATACTCCCACCTTCCTGTTATCTCAGCAACTCCTTCATTTCATCCTCACATCACTCCTCTGCATTCACAAGTCACAAAGGAAGGGAAAGAGGAGTTCTCTCCCAGGCTTTGTCACAGACATgagccctcccctcccctcccaccaCTGCTGACTAATGGAATGTCTGCATGGTGA
- the stx3a gene encoding syntaxin-3a isoform X7 translates to MKDRLEQLKATCDTDDADDVEIAVDNAAFMDEFFSQIEDIRGSIDKIDENVVEVKKLYSVILSAPTSEQKTQDDLEAITNDIKKMANNARNKLKTIERNLETDQEERVSADMRIRKSQHAVLSRKFVEVMTKYNEAQVDFRERSKGRIQRQLEITGKATTDDELEEMLESGNAAVFTAGIVDSNMSKQALSEIEARHKDIVRLESSIKELHDMFVDIAMLVESQGDVIDNIEVNVSKSVDHIEVAKSETKKAVRYQSKARKKKIILVVVCAVLAVIIISIIISQTV, encoded by the exons ATGAAGGACCGATTGGAGCAACTCAAAGCG ACGTGTGACACTGATGATGCAGATGATGTGGAGATTGCTGTGGACAATGCAGCGTTTATGGACGAGTTCTTTTCCcag ATTGAAGACATCAGGGGTAGCATTGACAAGATTGATGAAAATGTTGTTGAAGTGAAGAAGCTTTACTCAGTTATACTCTCCGCTCCCACATCAGAACAGA AAACACAAGATGACCTCGAGGCTATCACAAACGACATTAAAAAGATGGCTAACAATGCCCGAAACAAACTTAAGA CCATTGAGAGGAATTTGGAAACGGACCAAGAAGAAAGGGTGTCTGCTGATATGAGGATACGCAAGTCACAG CATGCTGTTCTATCACGGAAGTTTGTCGAAGTGATGACGAAGTACAACGAGGCTCAGGTGGATTTcagagagaggagtaaaggaCGTATCCAGAGGCAGCTAGAGAtca ctgGTAAAGCCACCACTGATGATGAGTTGGAGGAGATGTTGGAGAGTGGAAATGCAGCAGTCTTCACTGCAGGG atTGTAGATTCCAACATGTCTAAGCAGGCTCTGAGTGAGATTGAGGCACGACATAAGGACATTGTGCGCCTGGAGAGCAGCATTAAGGAGCTGCATGACATGTTTGTAGACATCGCCATGCTAGTAGAGAGCCAG GGAGATGTTATAGACAACATTGAGGTGAATGTATCCAAATCAGTGGATCACATAGAAGTGGCAAAATCTGAGACCAAAAAAGCAGTTAGGTATCAGAGCAAAGCTAGAAAG AAGAAGATCATTTTGGTCGtggtctgtgctgtgctggctgTCATaatcatcagcatcatcatctcACAAACAGTCTGA
- the stx3a gene encoding syntaxin-3a isoform X4, giving the protein MKDRLEQLKATCDTDDADDVEIAVDNAAFMDEFFSQIEDIRGSIDKIDENVVEVKKLYSVILSAPTSEQKTQDDLEAITNDIKKMANNARNKLKTIERNLETDQEERVSADMRIRKSQHAVLSRKFVEVMTKYNEAQVDFRERSKGRIQRQLEITGKATTDDELEEMLESGNAAVFTAGIVDSNMSKQALSEIEARHKDIVRLESSIKELHDMFVDIAMLVESQGDVIDNIEVNVSKSVDHIEVAKSETKKAVRYQSKARKGGIIDRIESNVDQSVGFVDRAVADTKKAAKYQQEARRVSCSVENGSIPKDPALKPSLLPFLLLFLPSLVLPNLSSAFFSSPNRLILVNRWMLPPCENNNYSVCCGGDSGHRGSDNWPVCGPQASLSTAEC; this is encoded by the exons ATGAAGGACCGATTGGAGCAACTCAAAGCG ACGTGTGACACTGATGATGCAGATGATGTGGAGATTGCTGTGGACAATGCAGCGTTTATGGACGAGTTCTTTTCCcag ATTGAAGACATCAGGGGTAGCATTGACAAGATTGATGAAAATGTTGTTGAAGTGAAGAAGCTTTACTCAGTTATACTCTCCGCTCCCACATCAGAACAGA AAACACAAGATGACCTCGAGGCTATCACAAACGACATTAAAAAGATGGCTAACAATGCCCGAAACAAACTTAAGA CCATTGAGAGGAATTTGGAAACGGACCAAGAAGAAAGGGTGTCTGCTGATATGAGGATACGCAAGTCACAG CATGCTGTTCTATCACGGAAGTTTGTCGAAGTGATGACGAAGTACAACGAGGCTCAGGTGGATTTcagagagaggagtaaaggaCGTATCCAGAGGCAGCTAGAGAtca ctgGTAAAGCCACCACTGATGATGAGTTGGAGGAGATGTTGGAGAGTGGAAATGCAGCAGTCTTCACTGCAGGG atTGTAGATTCCAACATGTCTAAGCAGGCTCTGAGTGAGATTGAGGCACGACATAAGGACATTGTGCGCCTGGAGAGCAGCATTAAGGAGCTGCATGACATGTTTGTAGACATCGCCATGCTAGTAGAGAGCCAG GGAGATGTTATAGACAACATTGAGGTGAATGTATCCAAATCAGTGGATCACATAGAAGTGGCAAAATCTGAGACCAAAAAAGCAGTTAGGTATCAGAGCAAAGCTAGAAAG GGTGGCATCATTGACCGGATTGAGAGCAATGTGGACCAGTCGGTGGGCTTTGTGGACAGGGCTGTGGCAGACACCAAAAAGGCTGCCAAGTACCAGCAGGAGGCGCGGCGTGTGAGTTGCTCAGTGGAGAACGGTTCCATTCCCAAAGACCCAGCATTAAAACCCTCGTTGCTCCCTTTTCTCCTGCTCTTCCTGCCTTCTCTTGTTTTGCCGAACCTCTCCTcagctttcttctcctctcctaatCGCCTGATCCTTGTTAACAGATGGATGTTGCCTCCTTGTG AAAACAATAATtatagtgtgtgttgtggtggtgatTCTGGCCATCGTGGCTCTGATAATTGGCCTGTCTGTGGGCCTCAAGCAAGCCTAAGTACAGCAGAATGTTGA
- the stx3a gene encoding syntaxin-3a isoform X6, with protein MKDRLEQLKATCDTDDADDVEIAVDNAAFMDEFFSQIEDIRGSIDKIDENVVEVKKLYSVILSAPTSEQKTQDDLEAITNDIKKMANNARNKLKTIERNLETDQEERVSADMRIRKSQHAVLSRKFVEVMTKYNEAQVDFRERSKGRIQRQLEITGKATTDDELEEMLESGNAAVFTAGIVDSNMSKQALSEIEARHKDIVRLESSIKELHDMFVDIAMLVESQGDVIDNIEVNVSKSVDHIEVAKSETKKAVRYQSKARKKTIIIVCVVVVILAIVALIIGLSVGLKQA; from the exons ATGAAGGACCGATTGGAGCAACTCAAAGCG ACGTGTGACACTGATGATGCAGATGATGTGGAGATTGCTGTGGACAATGCAGCGTTTATGGACGAGTTCTTTTCCcag ATTGAAGACATCAGGGGTAGCATTGACAAGATTGATGAAAATGTTGTTGAAGTGAAGAAGCTTTACTCAGTTATACTCTCCGCTCCCACATCAGAACAGA AAACACAAGATGACCTCGAGGCTATCACAAACGACATTAAAAAGATGGCTAACAATGCCCGAAACAAACTTAAGA CCATTGAGAGGAATTTGGAAACGGACCAAGAAGAAAGGGTGTCTGCTGATATGAGGATACGCAAGTCACAG CATGCTGTTCTATCACGGAAGTTTGTCGAAGTGATGACGAAGTACAACGAGGCTCAGGTGGATTTcagagagaggagtaaaggaCGTATCCAGAGGCAGCTAGAGAtca ctgGTAAAGCCACCACTGATGATGAGTTGGAGGAGATGTTGGAGAGTGGAAATGCAGCAGTCTTCACTGCAGGG atTGTAGATTCCAACATGTCTAAGCAGGCTCTGAGTGAGATTGAGGCACGACATAAGGACATTGTGCGCCTGGAGAGCAGCATTAAGGAGCTGCATGACATGTTTGTAGACATCGCCATGCTAGTAGAGAGCCAG GGAGATGTTATAGACAACATTGAGGTGAATGTATCCAAATCAGTGGATCACATAGAAGTGGCAAAATCTGAGACCAAAAAAGCAGTTAGGTATCAGAGCAAAGCTAGAAAG AAAACAATAATtatagtgtgtgttgtggtggtgatTCTGGCCATCGTGGCTCTGATAATTGGCCTGTCTGTGGGCCTCAAGCAAGCCTAA
- the stx3a gene encoding syntaxin-3a isoform X8: MKDRLEQLKATCDTDDADDVEIAVDNAAFMDEFFSQIEDIRGSIDKIDENVVEVKKLYSVILSAPTSEQKTQDDLEAITNDIKKMANNARNKLKTIERNLETDQEERVSADMRIRKSQHAVLSRKFVEVMTKYNEAQVDFRERSKGRIQRQLEITGKATTDDELEEMLESGNAAVFTAGIVDSNMSKQALSEIEARHKDIVRLESSIKELHDMFVDIAMLVESQPSFLFKTCYSSYLLHWLWAPELLLLWWSHFHPNP, translated from the exons ATGAAGGACCGATTGGAGCAACTCAAAGCG ACGTGTGACACTGATGATGCAGATGATGTGGAGATTGCTGTGGACAATGCAGCGTTTATGGACGAGTTCTTTTCCcag ATTGAAGACATCAGGGGTAGCATTGACAAGATTGATGAAAATGTTGTTGAAGTGAAGAAGCTTTACTCAGTTATACTCTCCGCTCCCACATCAGAACAGA AAACACAAGATGACCTCGAGGCTATCACAAACGACATTAAAAAGATGGCTAACAATGCCCGAAACAAACTTAAGA CCATTGAGAGGAATTTGGAAACGGACCAAGAAGAAAGGGTGTCTGCTGATATGAGGATACGCAAGTCACAG CATGCTGTTCTATCACGGAAGTTTGTCGAAGTGATGACGAAGTACAACGAGGCTCAGGTGGATTTcagagagaggagtaaaggaCGTATCCAGAGGCAGCTAGAGAtca ctgGTAAAGCCACCACTGATGATGAGTTGGAGGAGATGTTGGAGAGTGGAAATGCAGCAGTCTTCACTGCAGGG atTGTAGATTCCAACATGTCTAAGCAGGCTCTGAGTGAGATTGAGGCACGACATAAGGACATTGTGCGCCTGGAGAGCAGCATTAAGGAGCTGCATGACATGTTTGTAGACATCGCCATGCTAGTAGAGAGCCAG ccctcttttcttttcaagACGTGCTATTCATCTTATCTGTTGCATTGGCTGTGGGCTCCTGAGCTTTTATTGCTGTGGTGGTCACATTTTCATCCAAACCCTTGA
- the ran gene encoding GTP-binding nuclear protein Ran — MAETEPQVQFKLVLVGDGGTGKTTFVKRHLTGEFEKKYVATLGVEVHPLVFHTNRGAIKYNVWDTAGQEKFGGLRDGYYIQAQCAIIMFDVTSRVTYKNVPNWHRDLVRVCENIPIVLCGNKVDIKDRKVKAKSIVFHRKKNLQYYDISAKSNYNFEKPFLWLARKLIGDPNLEFVEMPALAPPEIAMDPSLAAQYEHDLKVASETALPDEDDDL, encoded by the exons ATGGCAGAAACCGAACCTCAAGTCCAGTTTAAG CTCGTGTTGGTGGGTGATGGTGGTACCGGAAAGACTACATTTGTGAAGAGACATTTGACGGGGGAGTTCGAAAAGAAATATGTCG CCACTCTTGGGGTGGAGGTTCATCCTTTGGTCTTCCACACTAATAGAGGAGCCATAAAGTATAATGTCTGGGACACAGCTGGTCAGGAAAAGTTTGGAGGCCTCAGAGATGGGTATTACATTCAAG CTCAGTGTGCGATCATCATGTTTGATGTCACATCTCGAGTGACCTACAAGAACGTGCCCAACTGGCATCGTGATTTGGTCCGTGTCTGTGAAAACATTCCCATTGTGCTTTGTGGCAACAAGGTGGACATCAAAGACAGAAAAGTGAAGGCCAAGAGCATTGTCTTTCACCGCAAGAAGAATCTGCAG TACTACGACATATCTGCAAAGAGTAATTACAACTTCGAGAAGCCCTTCCTCTGGCTGGCGCGGAAGTTGATCGGCGACCCCAACCTGGAGTTTGTGGAGATGCCTGCTCTGGCGCCACCTGAAATCGCCATGGACCCCTCACTTGCTGCACAGTATGAGCATGACCTTAAA GTGGCATCAGAAACAGCTCTGccagatgaggatgatgatctTTAA
- the ndufs8b gene encoding NADH:ubiquinone oxidoreductase core subunit S8b, with protein sequence MSTALRLLYCSSRPGTFGVNPGLVRPFSLSVQREAFKYVNAREEATDMKSITDRAAQTLLWTELFRGLGMTMSYLFREPATINYPFEKGPLSPRFRGEHALRRYPNGEERCIACKLCEAICPAQAITIEAETRADGSRRTTRYDIDMTKCIYCGFCQEACPVDAIVEGPNFEFSTETHEELLYNKEKLLNNGDRWEAEIAANIEADYLYR encoded by the exons ATGTCCACTGCATTGAGACTTCTCTATTGTTCGTCTAGACCAG GCACTTTTGGAGTCAATCCTGGCCTTGTCCGACCGTTCAGTCTGTCAGTCCAGAGAGAGGCATTCA AGTATGTAAATGCACGGGAAGAGGCCACTGATATGAAGTCAATAACAGACCGTGCTGCTCAGACACTGTTATGGACTGAGCTCTTCAGAG GTTTAGGGATGACAATGAGTTACCTGTTCCGTGAGCCAGCTACTATCAATTACCCATTTGAAAAAGGACCCCTGTCACCCCGTTTCCGTGGTGAGCATGCTCTGCGCAGGTATCCCAACGGAGAAGAGCGCTGCATTGCCTGCAAACTTTGCGAAGCCATCTGTCCTGCACAG GCCATCACTATTGAGGCTGAGACTCGTGCAGATGGAAGCAGGAGGACAACCCGCTACGATATTGACATGACCAAGTGCATCTACTGTGGTTTCTGCCAGGAGGCTTGTCCTGTTGATGCCATTGTAGAG GGGCCTAATTTTGAGTTCTCCACTGAGACTCATGAGGAATTGCTGTATAACAAAGAGAAGCTGCTGAATAATGGTGATCGCTGGGAAGCTGAGATCGCCGCTAATATCGAGGCCGACTATTTATATAGATGA